The proteins below are encoded in one region of Balaenoptera ricei isolate mBalRic1 chromosome 6, mBalRic1.hap2, whole genome shotgun sequence:
- the NEIL2 gene encoding endonuclease 8-like 2, producing the protein MPEGPSVRKFHHLVSPFVGQQVVKTGGSSKKLNPAGFQSLWLQDTQVHGKKLFLRFDPDEEIVCPGNNPLSAPLHREWKEEAGHHQEVSDQSSGSPGGDDAVPSGDDGLQCLWGDSPAGGAERWLQVSFGLFGSIWVNEFSRAKKANKRGDWRDPSPRLVLHFGGGGFLAFYNCQMVWSSSFPVVRPTSDILSEKFHRGQALEALGREQPVCYTLLDQRYFSGLGNIIKNEALFRAGIHPLSPGSLLGLPRLEALVDHVVAFSAGWLRDKFQGRQQHTQIYQKERCPAGHQVVKEALGPPGGLQRLTWWCPQCQPRLSPDEPEQVEPS; encoded by the exons ATGCCGGAGGGGCCGTCTGTGAGGAAGTTTCACCATCTGGTCTCCCCCTTCGTGGGGCAGCAGGTGGTCAAGACAGGGGGCAGCAGTAAGAAGCTGAACCCTGCCGGCTTCCAATCCCTGTGGCTGCAGGACACCCAG GTCCATGGAaagaaattattccttagatttGATCCAGATGAAGAAATCGTGTGCCCTGGCAACAACCCACTGTCAGCGCCTCTACACAGAGAGTGGAAGGAAGAGGCCGGGCACCACCAGGAAGTCTCTGACCAGTCCTCCGGGTCCCCAGGAGGAGACGATGCTGTCCCCAGTGGAGATGATGGCCTGCAGTGTTTGTGGGGAGACAGCCCTGCAGGAGGTGCCGAGAGGTGGCTGCAGGTCAGCTTTGGTTTGTTTGGCAGCATTTGGGTGAACGAGTTCTCCAGAGCGAAGAAGGCAAACAAGAGGGGTGACTGGAGAGACCCCTCTCCAAG gcTGGTCCTGCACTTCGGCGGGGGCGGCTTCTTGGCCTTCTATAACTGTCAGATGGTGTGGAGCTCCTCTTTCCCGGTGGTCAGACCCACCTCTGACATCTTGTCAGAAAAGTTCCATCGAGGACAGGCCCTGGAAGCTCTGGGCCGGGAGCAGCCCGTCTGCTATACGCTGTTGGACCAGAGATACTTCTCAGGCTTAG GGAACATCATTAAGAACGAGGCCCTGTTCAGAGCTGGGATCCACCCGCTTTCTCCCGGCTCACTCCTGGGTCTTCCTCGCCTCGAGGCCCTGGTGGACCATGTGGTGGCCTTCAGTGCAGGCTGGCTGCGGGACAAGTTCCAGGGCAGACAGCAGCACACGCAGATCTACCAGAAGGAGCGGTGCCCTGCTGGGCACCAGGTCGTGAAGGAGGCACTGGGGCCTCCGGGGGGCTTGCAGAGGCTCACGTGGTGGTGCCCCCAGTGCCAGCCCAGGTTGTCACCGGATGAGCCAGAGCAGGTGGAGCCCTCCTAG